A portion of the Oncorhynchus gorbuscha isolate QuinsamMale2020 ecotype Even-year linkage group LG19, OgorEven_v1.0, whole genome shotgun sequence genome contains these proteins:
- the zgc:162698 gene encoding transmembrane protein 87A-like isoform X1: MASAMKTGLLTWDLTKVLFLFICIHFTRPLNAVSEPGKWTLTANSETTKKQSFFLFTKTMFNNTSIQLKWLTEHCDPPVKLNISWYLRSSRCFDEVFGLDPLKAGSYFRMTDVKQEGGSGFYVFHQYPVIECKQTMTHIELSLNKFDEPTRLTEPVHEQPVTDKDQAMRKRSNEDPKEALAEKNAPVKAEATVATGKAPAPAAKKEVQFASQHFDAVAQTWDDGPYMFIVHIQEIKKSSAATDSVPTQNCNIQLQVSMKGPHDYISASEWPLMIFYMVMCVIYVLLGLLWLGLSACYWRELLRIQFWIGGVIFLGMLEKAVYYAEFQSIRYDGLSVQGAVVFAEVLSAVKRTLARVLVIIASLGYGIVKPRLGALLHRVVGVGLLYLIFSVVEGILRVNSGQGGSSRLLCDIVLAFTDSCVVWWIFISLAQTMKLLRLRRNVVKLSLYRHFTNTLIFAVIASVIFIIWTTKTFKFSKCQSDWKELWIEDAFWRFLFSTILLVIMFLWRPSANNQRYAFSPLVDDESDDEEKEQLMNDTFEGVKMRGLKSEANGTAKPNKVDEDLKWVEENIPSSMSDVALPPLLDSDEETITTKFEMSKME, from the exons ATGGCGAGCGCCATGAAAACAGGGTTATTGACATGGGACTTGACAAAAGTGCTATTCTTATTcatttgtattcactttactcgCCCGTTAAATGCAGTGTCAGAGCCGGGGAAATGGACCTTGACCGCCAACAGT GAAACTACAAAGAAGCAGAGCTTTTTCCTCTTCACCAAGACTATGTTTAACAATACGAGCATTCAGCTGAAAT GGTTGACGGAACACTGTGACCCTCCGGTTAAACTCAACATCTCCTGGTACCTAAGGAGCTCCCGCTGCTTCGACGAGGTGTTCGGTCTCGAC CCTCTGAAGGCAGGGAGCTACTTCAGGATGACAGATGTGAAACAGGAAGGAGGAAGTGGGTTCTATGTGTTCCACCAGTACCCTGTCATTGAGTGCAAACAGACCATGACCCACATTGAG CTCTCTCTCAACAAATTTGACGAGCCGACTAGGCTTACTGAGCCAGTTCACGAACAG CCTGTCACTGACAAGGACCAAGCGATGAGGAAAAGGAGCAATGAGGATCCAAAGGAG GCACTTGCTGAGAAAAATGCCCCCGTCAAAGCAGAGGCAACTGTGGCCACAGGGAAAGCCCCAGCCCCCGCTGCAAAGAAAGAAGTG CAGTTTGCATCCCAGCACTTTGATGCAGTGGCCCAGACCTGGGATGATGGCCCTTACATGTTCATCGTCCACATCCAAGAGATCAAGAAGAGCAGCGCTGCCACTGACTCTGTCCCAACACAGAACTGCAACATCCAAC TGCAAGTCAGTATGAAAGGACCCCATGACTACATCTCAGCTTCGGAATGGCCTCTTATGATC TTCTACATGGTGATGTGTGTCATCTATGTGTTGCTGGGCCTTCTGTGGTTGGGCCTGTCAGCCTGCTACTGGAGAGAGCTGCTCAGGATTCAGTTCTGGATCGGCGGGGTCATCTTCCTGGGCATGCTGGAGAAGGCCGTGTACTACGCCGAGTTCCAGAGCATCCGCTACGACGGCCTCTCAG TCCAGGGGGCAGTAGTGTTTGCGGAGGTCCTATCAGCAGTGAAGAGGACCCTGGCCCGTGTGCTCGTCATCATCGCCAGTCTTGGTTATGGAATTGTCAA gcCAAGGCTTGGTGCATTGTTACACAGGGTGGTTGGGGTGGGACTGCTCTACCTTATATTCTCTGTTGTCGAGGGAATCCTGAGGGTCAATTCG GGTCAAGGGGGCAGTAGCAGACTACTGTGTGACATTGTTCTGGCGTTCACTGACTCGTGTGTTGTGTGGTGG ATCTTTATCAGCCTGGCTCAGACCATGAAGCTCCTTCGCCTCCGAAGAAACGTGGTCAAGCTCTCCTTGTATCGCCACTTTACCAACACCCTCATATTCGCCGTTATTG CCtcagtcattttcattatctgGACGACAAAGACCTTCAAGTTTTCAAAGTGCCAGTCG GACTGGAAGGAGCTGTGGATAGAAGATGCCTTCTGGCGGTTCCTCTTCTCCACCATCCTTCTGGTCATCATGTTCCTGTGGCGGCCTTCGGCCAACaaccagag ATATGCCTTCAGCCCCCTAGTGGACGATGAGAGTGACGATGAGGAAAAGGAACAGCTGATGAATGATACATTTG AGGGGGTGAAGATGAGGGGTCTGAAGTCCGAGGCAAATGGAACAGCCAAGCCCAACAAAGTG gatGAGGATCTGAAATGGGTCGAAGAGAATATCCCCTCTTCAATGTCAGATGT TGCACTCCCACCTCTGCTGGACTCTGATGAG GAGACCATAACAACCAAATTTGAGATGTCCAAAATGGAATAG
- the zgc:162698 gene encoding transmembrane protein 87A-like isoform X2: MASAMKTGLLTWDLTKVLFLFICIHFTRPLNAVSEPGKWTLTANSETTKKQSFFLFTKTMFNNTSIQLKWLTEHCDPPVKLNISWYLRSSRCFDEVFGLDPLKAGSYFRMTDVKQEGGSGFYVFHQYPVIECKQTMTHIELSLNKFDEPTRLTEPVHEQPVTDKDQAMRKRSNEDPKEALAEKNAPVKAEATVATGKAPAPAAKKEVQFASQHFDAVAQTWDDGPYMFIVHIQEIKKSSAATDSVPTQNCNIQLQVSMKGPHDYISASEWPLMIFYMVMCVIYVLLGLLWLGLSACYWRELLRIQFWIGGVIFLGMLEKAVYYAEFQSIRYDGLSVQGAVVFAEVLSAVKRTLARVLVIIASLGYGIVKPRLGALLHRVVGVGLLYLIFSVVEGILRVNSAEDDLVLLAAIPLAVLDTTLCWWIFISLAQTMKLLRLRRNVVKLSLYRHFTNTLIFAVIASVIFIIWTTKTFKFSKCQSDWKELWIEDAFWRFLFSTILLVIMFLWRPSANNQRYAFSPLVDDESDDEEKEQLMNDTFEGVKMRGLKSEANGTAKPNKVDEDLKWVEENIPSSMSDVALPPLLDSDEETITTKFEMSKME, encoded by the exons ATGGCGAGCGCCATGAAAACAGGGTTATTGACATGGGACTTGACAAAAGTGCTATTCTTATTcatttgtattcactttactcgCCCGTTAAATGCAGTGTCAGAGCCGGGGAAATGGACCTTGACCGCCAACAGT GAAACTACAAAGAAGCAGAGCTTTTTCCTCTTCACCAAGACTATGTTTAACAATACGAGCATTCAGCTGAAAT GGTTGACGGAACACTGTGACCCTCCGGTTAAACTCAACATCTCCTGGTACCTAAGGAGCTCCCGCTGCTTCGACGAGGTGTTCGGTCTCGAC CCTCTGAAGGCAGGGAGCTACTTCAGGATGACAGATGTGAAACAGGAAGGAGGAAGTGGGTTCTATGTGTTCCACCAGTACCCTGTCATTGAGTGCAAACAGACCATGACCCACATTGAG CTCTCTCTCAACAAATTTGACGAGCCGACTAGGCTTACTGAGCCAGTTCACGAACAG CCTGTCACTGACAAGGACCAAGCGATGAGGAAAAGGAGCAATGAGGATCCAAAGGAG GCACTTGCTGAGAAAAATGCCCCCGTCAAAGCAGAGGCAACTGTGGCCACAGGGAAAGCCCCAGCCCCCGCTGCAAAGAAAGAAGTG CAGTTTGCATCCCAGCACTTTGATGCAGTGGCCCAGACCTGGGATGATGGCCCTTACATGTTCATCGTCCACATCCAAGAGATCAAGAAGAGCAGCGCTGCCACTGACTCTGTCCCAACACAGAACTGCAACATCCAAC TGCAAGTCAGTATGAAAGGACCCCATGACTACATCTCAGCTTCGGAATGGCCTCTTATGATC TTCTACATGGTGATGTGTGTCATCTATGTGTTGCTGGGCCTTCTGTGGTTGGGCCTGTCAGCCTGCTACTGGAGAGAGCTGCTCAGGATTCAGTTCTGGATCGGCGGGGTCATCTTCCTGGGCATGCTGGAGAAGGCCGTGTACTACGCCGAGTTCCAGAGCATCCGCTACGACGGCCTCTCAG TCCAGGGGGCAGTAGTGTTTGCGGAGGTCCTATCAGCAGTGAAGAGGACCCTGGCCCGTGTGCTCGTCATCATCGCCAGTCTTGGTTATGGAATTGTCAA gcCAAGGCTTGGTGCATTGTTACACAGGGTGGTTGGGGTGGGACTGCTCTACCTTATATTCTCTGTTGTCGAGGGAATCCTGAGGGTCAATTCG GCTGAAGATGATCTGGTGCTGCTGGCTGCTATTCCTTTGGCTGTGCTCGACACTACCCTCTGCTGGTGG ATCTTTATCAGCCTGGCTCAGACCATGAAGCTCCTTCGCCTCCGAAGAAACGTGGTCAAGCTCTCCTTGTATCGCCACTTTACCAACACCCTCATATTCGCCGTTATTG CCtcagtcattttcattatctgGACGACAAAGACCTTCAAGTTTTCAAAGTGCCAGTCG GACTGGAAGGAGCTGTGGATAGAAGATGCCTTCTGGCGGTTCCTCTTCTCCACCATCCTTCTGGTCATCATGTTCCTGTGGCGGCCTTCGGCCAACaaccagag ATATGCCTTCAGCCCCCTAGTGGACGATGAGAGTGACGATGAGGAAAAGGAACAGCTGATGAATGATACATTTG AGGGGGTGAAGATGAGGGGTCTGAAGTCCGAGGCAAATGGAACAGCCAAGCCCAACAAAGTG gatGAGGATCTGAAATGGGTCGAAGAGAATATCCCCTCTTCAATGTCAGATGT TGCACTCCCACCTCTGCTGGACTCTGATGAG GAGACCATAACAACCAAATTTGAGATGTCCAAAATGGAATAG
- the zgc:162698 gene encoding transmembrane protein 87A-like isoform X3: MASAMKTGLLTWDLTKVLFLFICIHFTRPLNAVSEPGKWTLTANSETTKKQSFFLFTKTMFNNTSIQLKWLTEHCDPPVKLNISWYLRSSRCFDEVFGLDPLKAGSYFRMTDVKQEGGSGFYVFHQYPVIECKQTMTHIELSLNKFDEPTRLTEPVHEQPVTDKDQAMRKRSNEDPKEALAEKNAPVKAEATVATGKAPAPAAKKEVFASQHFDAVAQTWDDGPYMFIVHIQEIKKSSAATDSVPTQNCNIQLQVSMKGPHDYISASEWPLMIFYMVMCVIYVLLGLLWLGLSACYWRELLRIQFWIGGVIFLGMLEKAVYYAEFQSIRYDGLSVQGAVVFAEVLSAVKRTLARVLVIIASLGYGIVKPRLGALLHRVVGVGLLYLIFSVVEGILRVNSGQGGSSRLLCDIVLAFTDSCVVWWIFISLAQTMKLLRLRRNVVKLSLYRHFTNTLIFAVIASVIFIIWTTKTFKFSKCQSDWKELWIEDAFWRFLFSTILLVIMFLWRPSANNQRYAFSPLVDDESDDEEKEQLMNDTFEGVKMRGLKSEANGTAKPNKVDEDLKWVEENIPSSMSDVALPPLLDSDEETITTKFEMSKME; the protein is encoded by the exons ATGGCGAGCGCCATGAAAACAGGGTTATTGACATGGGACTTGACAAAAGTGCTATTCTTATTcatttgtattcactttactcgCCCGTTAAATGCAGTGTCAGAGCCGGGGAAATGGACCTTGACCGCCAACAGT GAAACTACAAAGAAGCAGAGCTTTTTCCTCTTCACCAAGACTATGTTTAACAATACGAGCATTCAGCTGAAAT GGTTGACGGAACACTGTGACCCTCCGGTTAAACTCAACATCTCCTGGTACCTAAGGAGCTCCCGCTGCTTCGACGAGGTGTTCGGTCTCGAC CCTCTGAAGGCAGGGAGCTACTTCAGGATGACAGATGTGAAACAGGAAGGAGGAAGTGGGTTCTATGTGTTCCACCAGTACCCTGTCATTGAGTGCAAACAGACCATGACCCACATTGAG CTCTCTCTCAACAAATTTGACGAGCCGACTAGGCTTACTGAGCCAGTTCACGAACAG CCTGTCACTGACAAGGACCAAGCGATGAGGAAAAGGAGCAATGAGGATCCAAAGGAG GCACTTGCTGAGAAAAATGCCCCCGTCAAAGCAGAGGCAACTGTGGCCACAGGGAAAGCCCCAGCCCCCGCTGCAAAGAAAGAAGTG TTTGCATCCCAGCACTTTGATGCAGTGGCCCAGACCTGGGATGATGGCCCTTACATGTTCATCGTCCACATCCAAGAGATCAAGAAGAGCAGCGCTGCCACTGACTCTGTCCCAACACAGAACTGCAACATCCAAC TGCAAGTCAGTATGAAAGGACCCCATGACTACATCTCAGCTTCGGAATGGCCTCTTATGATC TTCTACATGGTGATGTGTGTCATCTATGTGTTGCTGGGCCTTCTGTGGTTGGGCCTGTCAGCCTGCTACTGGAGAGAGCTGCTCAGGATTCAGTTCTGGATCGGCGGGGTCATCTTCCTGGGCATGCTGGAGAAGGCCGTGTACTACGCCGAGTTCCAGAGCATCCGCTACGACGGCCTCTCAG TCCAGGGGGCAGTAGTGTTTGCGGAGGTCCTATCAGCAGTGAAGAGGACCCTGGCCCGTGTGCTCGTCATCATCGCCAGTCTTGGTTATGGAATTGTCAA gcCAAGGCTTGGTGCATTGTTACACAGGGTGGTTGGGGTGGGACTGCTCTACCTTATATTCTCTGTTGTCGAGGGAATCCTGAGGGTCAATTCG GGTCAAGGGGGCAGTAGCAGACTACTGTGTGACATTGTTCTGGCGTTCACTGACTCGTGTGTTGTGTGGTGG ATCTTTATCAGCCTGGCTCAGACCATGAAGCTCCTTCGCCTCCGAAGAAACGTGGTCAAGCTCTCCTTGTATCGCCACTTTACCAACACCCTCATATTCGCCGTTATTG CCtcagtcattttcattatctgGACGACAAAGACCTTCAAGTTTTCAAAGTGCCAGTCG GACTGGAAGGAGCTGTGGATAGAAGATGCCTTCTGGCGGTTCCTCTTCTCCACCATCCTTCTGGTCATCATGTTCCTGTGGCGGCCTTCGGCCAACaaccagag ATATGCCTTCAGCCCCCTAGTGGACGATGAGAGTGACGATGAGGAAAAGGAACAGCTGATGAATGATACATTTG AGGGGGTGAAGATGAGGGGTCTGAAGTCCGAGGCAAATGGAACAGCCAAGCCCAACAAAGTG gatGAGGATCTGAAATGGGTCGAAGAGAATATCCCCTCTTCAATGTCAGATGT TGCACTCCCACCTCTGCTGGACTCTGATGAG GAGACCATAACAACCAAATTTGAGATGTCCAAAATGGAATAG
- the LOC124004751 gene encoding calpain small subunit 1-like, with protein MFLAKKLIGGILDVVSNIDPSQFVPSDPPPPRRPLAYAEQNENDEERQFRKIFQQLAGDDMEVSPTELMNILNRIIGKRSDLKTDGFSIESCRGMVAVMDSDSTGKLGFHEFKFLWNNIKKWQGIYTSNDADCSGVISSRELSSAFKSACFPLNDQLFQLIVRRYSDEQGNMDFDNFIGCLVRLDAMCRAFKTLDKDNNGKIKVNIQEWLQLTMHS; from the exons ATGTTTCTGGCTAAAAAACTCATTGGTGGCATCCTGGATGTTGTGAG CAACATCGACCCCAGTCAATTTGTGCCATCAGATCCT CCTCCACCACGCAGACCTCTGGCCTACGCGGAGCAGAATGAAAATGACGAGGAGAGACAGTTTCGCAAGATCTTCCAGCAACTCGCTGGGGAT GACATGGAGGTGAGCCCCACTGAACTGATGAACATCCTCAACAGGATCATTGGCAAAC GTTCTGACCTGAAGACTGATGGCTTTAGCATCGAGTCATGCAGGGGCATGGTGGCTGTCATGGAC AGTGACAGCACAGGGAAGCTAGGTTTCCACGAGTTCAAGTTTTTATGGAACAACATCAAGAAATGGCAG GGCATCTACACATCAAATGACGCAGACTGCTCAGGGGTCATCTCCTCACGAGAGCTGTCCTCTGCCTTCAAATCTGCAT GTTTCCCTCTCAACGACCAGCTCTTCCAGTTGATCGTTCGCAGGTACAGTGACGAACAGGGCAACATGGACTTTGACAACTTCATTGGGTGCCTGGTCAGACTGGACGCCATGTGTC GAGCCTTCAAGACTCTGGACAAAGATAATAATGGAAAGATTAAAGTCAACATCCAGGAG TGGCTTCAGTTGACCATGCACTCATAA